The genomic stretch GGTCGGCGACACGACCGCACATCTCGGTGGAGAACATCTTCGCGCAGGAGGCTTCGGTACTGACGTTCTTGCCCTCGTCGCGCTTGCGCGCGGCATCCAGCACCATGCAGCGGGCCGCGTAGATTTCGGCTTTGCTATCAGCCAGCATCGCCTGGATCAGTTGGAACTCCGCGATGGGCTGGCCGAACTGTTTGCGGTCCAGCGCATAGTGCAGGGCATCGTCCAGCATGCGTTCGGCTGCGCCGACACTCAGTGCAGCGATATGCAGGCGGCCCTTATCCAGCACCTTCATCGCGGTCTTGAAACCAACGCCTTCGACGCCGCCTATCAACTGGCTGGCGGGCACTCGCGCATTTTCAAAGATCACGTCGCAGGTATGGGCGCCTTTGTGGCCCATCTTGTGGTCCGTCTTGCCCAGCGACACGCCGGGTGTGCCGCGCTCAACGATAAAGGCGCTGATACCGGAGGCGCCTTTGATTTCCGGGTTGGTACGGGCCATCACCGTGTAAATGCCCGCGTGTGGCGCGTTGGTGATGTAACGTTTGGTACCGTTGAGGATGTAGCTGTCAGCGTCACGCACAGCATTGGTTTTCAACGAGCCCGCATCGGAGCCGGCATCTGGCTCGGTCAGGCAGAACGAGCTGAGCAGCTCGCCGCTTGCCAGTTGCGGCAGGTACTGGTTGCGCTGCTCCTCTGTACCGTCAAGCAAAATGCCGATTGAGCCAATGCCGTTGTTGGTGCCGATGTAGGAACGGAAAGCCGGTGAGGTGCGACCCAACTCGAAGGCGATGTTTACCTCTTCCTCCATAGTCACGCCCAGGCCGCCATAGGCTTCCGGAATCGTTAACCCGAACAGGCCCATCTCGCGCATCTGATCGACGATGTCCTTAGGGATCGCATCCGTTTCAGCCACCTCGTTTTCCCGAGGAATCAGTACCTCACCGACGAACTGGCGAAGAGAATCCAGCAGAATCTGCAGGGTTTCGGTATCACGGATCATGTGCGCTCCTCTGGGCCCGGAAGTGGGCCGATGTAGTACGGTGCACCGTCACCCTGAAGGGTTACCGAGCGGCGGCGCCGATGTTGTTAACCATGTTGATCAGGCGAGGCCCGATATCGTCAGTGAGCTTGTCCCGTGGAAGCTGGAAGCTCGGTCCACCGCAGTTGAAGGTCAGTAACCCGAACTGCGGGTGTAACAGCGGCACGGCGACTGAGTTGACGTCGCGGTGCCACTCGCCGATCGATAGGCAAAAGCCGTAATCGGTGTAATCGCGAAACGCGCGATCCAGGCCCTTGCGGATCACCGGCCACTGTGCTGCTTCGCGTTGGCGCATGTGGTCGAGGAGAAACTCTCGCTCGCTCTCTGGCATCGCCGCCAGGCATGCGCGTCCCGCCGAGCTTTGCGCCAGTGGCAAGTAGCTGCCGATCTGCCGCCGCATCGTGGTATTGCCTTGGCCCTGAACGACGTCCAGGTAAACCATCTGCAGGCGATCCCGGGCCGCCATTGCCACTGCGGCTTGAGCGTGATTGGCCAGCTCTTCCATCAGCGGGTGCGCCACCGAGCGAATCGACAGATTCGACAGCATGGCGTAGCCGAACCCCAGCACACCGACATCCAGCTGGTACTTGCCCGAGTGCACCTCACGCTTGAGGCAGCCAAGGCGCATCAGGGTGTTGGTCAAGCGCGTCACGGTCGGCTTGGGTAGCCCGGTCATCCGCGCCAGTTCCTGATTGCCCAGCACGTTGTCGCGCGGGGTAAAGCACCGCATCAGCTCCAGCCCACGTGCCAGCGCAGTCACGAACTGGCCGCTGGTTTCGTCCTCACTCGACGCACTGGCCGGGTCGAGCATGCCCATCTTCAGTAAAGCGATTTCATCCGCTCCAGTGCTGCTCTCAGCCTTCTGCTGATCCGCTTTGTTGCGTGCCATGGTAGAACCTCATTTTTGGAAATTGCAAGCAAATAAAAGTACGTTTCGTCAGGCGAAATTATATTTGAGCCGAGATGAAATGCAAAACGCTCATTTTTAGATAGATAATATATTGATTAATAAAGAAATAATAAAATAGTTCAGATTTCTGATTTACATGAATTCGCGACCCTACCTATGATATCTCGTAAATACGAAATGCAATTTCGTATAGCGAAACGTGTTTAGAGGTGGGTATGAGTCACGAACCTGAATCTGTAGTGAACCTGGAAATTCGAGAAGACGGCGTTGCCGTCGTACGCATCGACCGGCCAGAAGCCAAGAACGCGCTCAATAGCGCGGTGCGTGAACAACTCGCCGAGCACTTTCGGGCACTGGCTCGCAATGGGCAGGTGCGGGCGATTGTACTTACCGGCGGTGACACCTGTTTTGTGGCCGGAGCCGATATCCGCGAGTTTGCCCAAGCGCGCCCGATTGAAATGTACCTGCGCCATACCGAGCTGCTGTGGGAAGCCATCTCCCGCTGCCCCAAGCCGGTCATCGCTGCAGTGAATGGTTTCGCCCTTGGCGGCGGCTGTGAGCTGGCCATGCACTGCGACATCATCGTCGCCGGCGAGTCGGCGCGCTTTGGCCAGCCAGAAGTCAAACTCGGCCTGATGCCGGGCGCCGGCGGTACTCAGCGTCTGATCCGCGCGGTCGGCAAGTTCCAGGCAATGCGCATTGCCCTTACCGGGTGCTTGGTCTCGGCCCAGCAAGCCTTGGCCATGGGCATGCTGAGTGAAGTGGTGGGCGACGAGCAGACCATTGTCCGTGCACTAGAGCTGGCCACTGAAATCGCCGCCTTGCCGCCGCTAGCCGTCGCGCAGATCAAAGAAGTGATGCTGGCCGGTGCTGACCTGCCGCTGGAGAGCGCGCTGGTGTTGGAGCGCAAGGCCTTCCAATTGCTATTCGATTCGAGCGACCAGAAAGAGGGCGCTCAAGCCTTCCTGGAAAAACGCAAAGCGATCTTCTCAGGAGAATGAGCGATGACACGTGAAATTAACCGGATGGCGGTTGTTGGCGCCGGAGTCATGGGTACAGGTATTGCTCAGATCGCCGCTCAGGCGGGCATTCGCGTCACGCTGTTTGATAGTCGCGAAGGCGCTGCGCAGGGCGCCCGCGAAAGCTTGAAAGGCACGTTGGACAAGCTGGTCGACAAAGGCAAGATTGCCAACGCCGATGCGCTGGCCACGCTCTCCCGCGTGCAAGTGGCGAGCGCCCTTACGGAACTGAGCGACGTCGACCTGGTAGTGGAAGCCATTATCGAGCGCCTCGACGCCAAGCAGGGCTTGCTCGCCGAGTTGGAAGCCGTGGTTGCCGATGACTGCATTCTGGCTACCAACACCTCATCGCTCTCCGTCACCAGCATTGCTCGCAATTGCCGACTTCCCCAACGCATCGCTGGCTTTCATTTTTTTAACCCTGTGCCGCTGATGAAAGTGGTGGAAGTCATCGATGGTCTGGCGACTGACCCGCAGGTAGGCGACAGCCTCCGAGCCCTGGCTGCCCGCATGGGGCATAGGGGTATTCGGGCGAAGGACACACCAGGGTTCATCATCAATCACGCCGGCCGTGCATATAGCACTGAGGCTTTGCAAATTCTCAAGGAAGGCGTAGCCGAACCCGCCGAGGTAGACCGTATCCTGCGCGAGGGTCTGGGTTTTCGCATGGGGCCCTTGGAGCTGTTTGATCTGACGGCTCTTGATGTTTCCCATCCAGTCATTGAGTCGATCTACAACCAGTTCTACCAGGAACCGCGGTATCGGCCTGCAGCGCTAACACGCCAGATGCTGGATGCCGGCTACGTCGGGCGCAAGGTCGGGCGTGGGTTTTACCGATACGCCGACGGCCAGATGATCGATCCACCCGCCGCACAGGCAGTACCTGCGCTGGAAGCATTTCCGCCGGTTTGGCTTGGCACTGAAAACCCCGAGGATCGTGCACGTTTCACCGAGCTTCTTCAGCAGGTGGGCGCGCGGGTCGAAGAGGGCACGGTCCCAAGCAGCGAGGCCCTGTGTTTGCTGGCACCTTACGGTCTGGATGCCACCGGCGCCGTCGGCCTGTTTGGCACCGATCCTGAGCGCACGGTGTGCATCGACCCGCTGCTGGATATCGCCCGCTACCGCACGCTGATGCTAAATCCCGCTACCCATGCCGACATGCGCGATGCCGCCCATGCGCTGTTGGGCCGCGATGGCGTGGGCGTCAGTGTGATCAATGACAGTGTCGGCTTTGTGGCCCAAAGGGTACTGGCCATGATCGTCAACCTGGCGGGCGATATCGTTCAGCAGCGTATCGCCAGTGTCGATGACCTGGATGAAGGCGTGCGCCGTGGTCTTGGTTATCCGCAAGGTCCGCTGGCCTGGGGCGATAGTGTCGGGCCCAAGCGTTTGCTCACCACTCTTGAACGCATGACCGAACTGACGGGCGATCCCCGTTATCGGCCGGGTCCCTGGCTGCGGCGACGGGCCGCCTTGGGCCTTTCATTGCGTCACAACGAACCACTCCCGACTGAACCTCAACGCTAGGATTTTCCCATGCTCGACGCCTACATCTTCGCGGGACTGCGCACGCCATTTGGCCGCCACGGCGGCGCACTCGCTTCGGTACGCCCAGACGACCTCGCCGCCCATGTGATCCACGAATTGCTCGCTCGCCACGCCATCCCTGGCGAAGCCATCGAGGACGTGATTCTGGGCAATACCAACCAGGCAGGGGAGGACAGCCGCAACATCGCGCGTCACGCCGCACTGCTTGCAGGCTTGCCCGTGACCGTACCTGGGCAGACAGTTAACCGCCTGTGCGCCAGTGGTCTGGCGGCGGTGATCGATGCCGCCCGCGCAGTGACCTGTAACGAAGGCGAACTGTTTGTCGCCGGCGGGGTGGAGAGTATGTCCCGTGCACCCTTTGTCATGGCTAAAGCAGAAGCGGCCTATAGCCGCGAACTGACGGTGTTCGACAGTACCATTGGCGCCCGTTTTCCCAACCCGAAGATCGTCGCCGAGTTTGGCAACGACAGCATGCCGCAAACGGGCGATAACGTGGCTCAGGAGTACGGCATCTCCCGTGCTGAGGCCGACGTCTTTGCTGCCGGCTCTCAGGCCCGTTATGAAGCCGCACGTAGCGCAGGTTTCTTTCAGGAAGAACTGCTCGCGGTCAGCGTGCCCACCGGGCGCAAGACGCCACCCAATGTGGTGGAGCAGGACGAGCACCCGCGCCCGCAATCGGACCTGATCGCTTTGGCTCGCCTGAATCCTCTCTCCGAAGGTGGTGTGGTTACCGCCGGCAACGCATCAGGCGTCAACGATGGCGCGGCGGCATTGCTGATTGGCTCGGCCGCGGCGGGCGAACGGCACGGCTTGGTTCCGATGGCGCGCATTCTGTCGGCCGCCGCCGTGGGTGTGGCCCCGCGCATTATGGGCGTCGGCCCGGTGGAGGCTATTCATAAGGCATTGGCTCGCGCGCAGCTCAGCCTGGCGGATATGGACATTATCGAGATCAACGAAGCGTTCGCCAGCCAGGTGCTGGGCTGCCTGAAAGGTCTGGGTGTTGCGTTCAACGACCCGCGGGTAAACCCACACGGTGGCGCCATCGCCGTCGGCCACCCATTAGGTGCATCCGGTGCGCGCCTGGCCCTGAGCACCGCTCGCGCGCTGCAACAGAGCGGCAAACGCTACGCTGTGGTGAGCCTATGCATCGGCGTGGGCCAAGGCCTCGCCATGGTGATGGAGCGTGTGTAAGTGCGCGCAAGCAAAGGTGAAATGAAATGGGTGCTTTGACTGGGTATCGCGTGCTCGACTTGAGCCGCATTCTGGCTGGTCCCTGGTGCGGCCAAACTCTGGCCGATCTGGGTGCCGAAGTGATCAAAATCGAACGGCCGGGCGCGGGTGATGACACCCGTGGCTGGGGGCCGCCATGGATGAAGGGGCAGAACGCCGAGTCCACCGGCGAGGCTTCTTATTACCAGTCCACCAATCGCGGCAAGTTGTCGGTGGCGCTAAACATCGCCAGCCCCGAGGGGCAGGAAATGGTGCGGGCCCTGGCTACCAGTTGCGACGTACTGATCGAGAACTACAAGGCCGGTTCCTTGGCCAAGTACGGGCTGGATTACGCTAGCCTCGCTGCGCTCAATCCACGCCTGGTGTATTGCTCGGTGACGG from Pseudomonas fluorescens encodes the following:
- a CDS encoding acyl-CoA dehydrogenase family protein — translated: MIRDTETLQILLDSLRQFVGEVLIPRENEVAETDAIPKDIVDQMREMGLFGLTIPEAYGGLGVTMEEEVNIAFELGRTSPAFRSYIGTNNGIGSIGILLDGTEEQRNQYLPQLASGELLSSFCLTEPDAGSDAGSLKTNAVRDADSYILNGTKRYITNAPHAGIYTVMARTNPEIKGASGISAFIVERGTPGVSLGKTDHKMGHKGAHTCDVIFENARVPASQLIGGVEGVGFKTAMKVLDKGRLHIAALSVGAAERMLDDALHYALDRKQFGQPIAEFQLIQAMLADSKAEIYAARCMVLDAARKRDEGKNVSTEASCAKMFSTEMCGRVADRCVQIHGGAGYVSEYAIERFYRDVRLFRIYEGTTQIQQVVIARNMIREAQR
- a CDS encoding IclR family transcriptional regulator — protein: MARNKADQQKAESSTGADEIALLKMGMLDPASASSEDETSGQFVTALARGLELMRCFTPRDNVLGNQELARMTGLPKPTVTRLTNTLMRLGCLKREVHSGKYQLDVGVLGFGYAMLSNLSIRSVAHPLMEELANHAQAAVAMAARDRLQMVYLDVVQGQGNTTMRRQIGSYLPLAQSSAGRACLAAMPESEREFLLDHMRQREAAQWPVIRKGLDRAFRDYTDYGFCLSIGEWHRDVNSVAVPLLHPQFGLLTFNCGGPSFQLPRDKLTDDIGPRLINMVNNIGAAAR
- a CDS encoding enoyl-CoA hydratase gives rise to the protein MSHEPESVVNLEIREDGVAVVRIDRPEAKNALNSAVREQLAEHFRALARNGQVRAIVLTGGDTCFVAGADIREFAQARPIEMYLRHTELLWEAISRCPKPVIAAVNGFALGGGCELAMHCDIIVAGESARFGQPEVKLGLMPGAGGTQRLIRAVGKFQAMRIALTGCLVSAQQALAMGMLSEVVGDEQTIVRALELATEIAALPPLAVAQIKEVMLAGADLPLESALVLERKAFQLLFDSSDQKEGAQAFLEKRKAIFSGE
- a CDS encoding 3-hydroxyacyl-CoA dehydrogenase gives rise to the protein MTREINRMAVVGAGVMGTGIAQIAAQAGIRVTLFDSREGAAQGARESLKGTLDKLVDKGKIANADALATLSRVQVASALTELSDVDLVVEAIIERLDAKQGLLAELEAVVADDCILATNTSSLSVTSIARNCRLPQRIAGFHFFNPVPLMKVVEVIDGLATDPQVGDSLRALAARMGHRGIRAKDTPGFIINHAGRAYSTEALQILKEGVAEPAEVDRILREGLGFRMGPLELFDLTALDVSHPVIESIYNQFYQEPRYRPAALTRQMLDAGYVGRKVGRGFYRYADGQMIDPPAAQAVPALEAFPPVWLGTENPEDRARFTELLQQVGARVEEGTVPSSEALCLLAPYGLDATGAVGLFGTDPERTVCIDPLLDIARYRTLMLNPATHADMRDAAHALLGRDGVGVSVINDSVGFVAQRVLAMIVNLAGDIVQQRIASVDDLDEGVRRGLGYPQGPLAWGDSVGPKRLLTTLERMTELTGDPRYRPGPWLRRRAALGLSLRHNEPLPTEPQR
- a CDS encoding 3-oxoadipyl-CoA thiolase, whose protein sequence is MLDAYIFAGLRTPFGRHGGALASVRPDDLAAHVIHELLARHAIPGEAIEDVILGNTNQAGEDSRNIARHAALLAGLPVTVPGQTVNRLCASGLAAVIDAARAVTCNEGELFVAGGVESMSRAPFVMAKAEAAYSRELTVFDSTIGARFPNPKIVAEFGNDSMPQTGDNVAQEYGISRAEADVFAAGSQARYEAARSAGFFQEELLAVSVPTGRKTPPNVVEQDEHPRPQSDLIALARLNPLSEGGVVTAGNASGVNDGAAALLIGSAAAGERHGLVPMARILSAAAVGVAPRIMGVGPVEAIHKALARAQLSLADMDIIEINEAFASQVLGCLKGLGVAFNDPRVNPHGGAIAVGHPLGASGARLALSTARALQQSGKRYAVVSLCIGVGQGLAMVMERV